The stretch of DNA CCGCGGCTCCTACGTCTGGAACAACACCGGCGACAAGGCCAGGCTGATCAAGCCGAACGGCTCGCTGCGCGACTCCTGCTCCTGGGGCGGCAAGGGTTCCACCAAGAACTGCCACTGACCCGCGAGCGGGGCCCCCAGCCCCCAGACGCGGGCCGCGGTCCGGTGCGTCTCTCGGCGGGGAATGCGCCGGACCGCGCGGCGGTTGTGCCCGAATGTGACGACAGACACAGAAATCCTCCGGTACACCGCCTTCTCCAATGACGCCGCGGGCGGCAACCCCGCGGGCGTCGTCCTGGACGCCTCCGCCCTCGACGAGACGGCCATGCTCGCCGTGGCCGCCGATGTCGGGTACAGCGAGACGGCCTTCCTCACCGCGCCGGCCGAGGGCTCGGGCGAGCCCGGCCGCGCCTTCACCGTGCGGTACTTCAGCCCCAAGGCCGAGGTCTCCTTCTGCGGCCACGCCACGGTCGCCACCGCCGTCGCGCTCGCCGAGCGGCACGGCGTGGGCGACTACCTCTTCGCCACCCCCGCGGGGGACGTCCCGGTCACCGTCGACCGGGTCGGCGGCGACCTGCGAGCCACCCTGACCAGCGTCGAGCCGCACATCGAGGAGGCCGACAAGGACGACGTGGCCCAGGCCCTCGACGCGCTCGGCTGGCGCGCCGACGACCTCGACCCCGCTTTCCCGCCGCGCATCGCCTACGCGGGCGCACGTCACCTCGTCCTCGCGGCGACGACCAGGCAACGGCTCGCCGACCTGTCGTACGACTTCGCCACCCTGGAGTCGCTCATGCGCCGGCTCGACCTGACCACGGTCCAACTGGTGTGGCGTGCGGGTGACTCCGTCTTCCACGTGCGTGACCCGTTCCCCGTGGGCGGCGTGGTCGAGGACCCCGCCACGGGCGCGGCGGCGCTGGCCTTCGGCGCTTACCTGCGGGAACTCGCCCTCGTCCCCGCCGACGCGGAGCTGACCCTGTGGCAGGGCGAGGACATGGGCAGGCCGGGAGAGCTCACGGTGACCCTGCGGGACGGCGACCCCCGGGTGCGGGTCAGCGGGGCGGCGGTGGCCATCCCGGGCTGACAGGCCAGGACGCGGGGTCCTCACCGCGGAGGCGTAGCCTCGTGATCATCACCCGAACGGGTGAGCTGGCGGAGTGCACGGCGGGCCAGGGGCGGATCGTGGGAGACGGAGTTCTCCGCGCGTCCGCCCCTGGCACCCGGCCGGCTCCGGCGGCTCGCTGGTGATCCCTGATTCTTGGTTTCTGCTTCCAATGTGTTTCTGAGGAGACGTAGTGACGTGCTTCGACCGACGTGACATGGGACTGTTCCTGCTGCGCCTGGGCACCGGCGGGGTCCTCGCCGCCCATGGCTCGCAGAAGCTCTTCGGCTGGTTCGGCGGCGGGGGTGTCGAGGCCACAGGCAACGCGATGGAGTCCATGGGCTTCACACCCGGCAGGGCGAACGCGCTGGCCGCCGGTCTCGGTGAGGCGGGTGGCGGCGCGCTGCTGGCCCTGGGCCTCGCCACCCCCGCGGCGGGCGCGGCGGCGGCGGGAACCATGGGCGCCGCCGCCGCGGTGCACGCCCCCGGCGGCTTCTTCGCGCAGGGCGGCGGTTACGAGTACCCGGCGTTCCTCGGTTTCGCCGCCGCCGCGCTCTCCGTCACGGGGCCCGGCCGTATCTCGCTCGACCACGCGATGGGCCACACCCTCAACAAGCGCTGGATGATGCCCGCGGCCCTGGTGGGCTGCGCCGCAGCGACGCTCACGGTCGTGGCCGCCCGCAACAAGCAGGTGCGGCAGAAGGCCCAGGAGACGGCGTCAGCCGAGGAGACGGCCGCGGCCTGACGTCGGCGGATGCGGCCGGCGCCGCGGGGCGGCACTCACGGATCGACGGTGAGTGCCGCCCCGCCCCGCTCCCCGCACCGCCCCTGCCCCGTGTCCCGTGACAGCGGGGCTCGCAGGCGCGTGGGCACGCAGGCACGTGGCGACACCTGAAGAGACGGACCCGGGCGGGGTAGGGTGTCGGCTCCAGCAGTGGACATGAAGGAGGTGGGCCCCATTACCGCTGTAGCAGGCCGGGTGCTCGCCCCTCGCGGCCGTGCGGTGCGCACGGCATAGGTGACCGCGGGAGCGCCCATCGGCGTCCCGGAAGGTTCTTGTCCCATGTCTGACACCACGTCTCACCCCGCTCCCTCCGACCGGTCCGCGTCTTCCGCGTACCCGTCCGCGTCCGACCCTCATCTGTCGGCCACCGACAGATCAGTGCCGTCCGCGCTCTCCCGTTCCACCGTCGTGGCCCGGCTCCGCGCGGCCGGTTGTGTCTTCGCCGAGGACGAGGCGGAACTCCTCCTCGGAGCGGCCGGTACGCCTGCCGACCTCGCCGCCATGGTGGACAGCAGGGCCGGCGGACTTCCCCTCGAACACGTCCTTGGTTGGGCGGAGTTCTGCGGCCTGCGGGTCACCGTCGGTCCCGGTGTCTTCGTGCCGCGCCGCCGCACCGAATTCCTGGTGCGGCGCGCCGTCGCGCTCACCGTGGACCACGTGGCGGGGCGCCCGGTCGTCGCCGTCGATCTGTGCTGCGGCTCGGGGGCGGTGGGCGTGGCGCTCGCGGCGGCGCTCGGCGCCGTCGAACTGCACGCGGCGGACGTCGAACCGGCGGCGGTACGGTGCGCACGCGGCAACATCACCGCCATGGGGGGCACCGTCCACGAGGGCGACCTCTTCGCCGCGCTCCCCCGCTCCTTGCGGGGCCGCGTCGACGTACTGGCCGCCAACGTCCCCTACGTCCCCACCGACGAGGTGGAGCTGCTGCCCTCGGAGGCCAGGGTCCATGAGCCGCTGGTGGCGCTGGACGGCGGGAGCGACGGGCTCGACATCCTGCGCCGGGTGGCGGGGGAGGCCGCGCGCTGGCTGGCTCCGGGTGGCCACGTGCTGGTGGAGACGGGCGAACGGCAGGCGGAGGCGGCGGTCGAGGCGTTCCGCGCGGGCGGGTTGGTTCCCGAGGTGTCCGCCGACGACGCGTTGTACTCGACGGTGGTGACAGGACGCCGTCCGCTCCGCTGAGCGCGTCGGTACGGAGCCGGTCCGGCAGTCGGCACATGCCTCCCCCTCGCCCTCCTGACTCGCGTGCCCCTCCCCCCTGTGAGACCCGGGCGTGGCGCCCTGGCACGTGATCGGGCCCGCCCCCGAGCGCCGGACCTCCTGCCTCTGGGCGGCGGGACCTACCCTTGGGCGGTGGGGCGGACCACGACGTCACCCACATCGACACCGTCCGGCTGCTCGATGGCGAAGGCGATGGCGCGGGCCACCGCGTCCGGCGGGAGAGCGATCTCCATCAGCTTGTCGACCTGGTCCTTCATGGCCGGGTCCATGCGCTCCGTGAAGTCCGTGCGGACCGCGCCGGGCGAGACGCTGGTGACACGCAGGCTGTCGCCCGCCTCCTGTCGCAGGGCCTCGGCGATGGTGCGTACGGCGTTCTTGGTGCCCGCGTACACCGACTGGAGCGGCACGATACGCAGCCCGGCGGTGGACAGGGTGTTGACGAAGTGCCCGTAGCCCTGTTCCCGGAAGACGGGGAGGGCCGCGGCGATCCCGTACAGGACCCCTTTGAGGTTGACGTCGATCATCTCCTCCCAGTCCTCGACGCGCAGCTCGTCCAGGGGGGAGATCAGCCCGACCCCCGCGTTGCTGACCAGTACGTCGAGCTTGCCGTACTGGTCACGGGCGAGCTGGACGAGGCCCGAGAGGTCCTCGCGCCGCGTCACATCCGTGCGGGCCCAGACGGCCTCGCCGCCCGCCTTCTCGATGCGGCCGACGAGGGCCTCAAGCCGTTCGGGGCGGCGTGCGCCGAGGACGAGTCTCGCGCCCCGCTCGGCGAGCAGGAGGGCGGTCGCCTCGCCGATGCCGCTGCTCGCACCCGTGATCGCGATGGCTTTGCCTTCGATTCCCGACATGACTGACAATCCTTCCGTAAGCCGAGCGGAGTGGTGGCAGGCCGTGCCCTACCGTGGAAGTGGAGGCCCCGCCACTTCTTCCACGATAAGTGGCGGCGGCTCCACTTAGCAACTGGAGACCGAGGAGAGCCACTGATGCCCCGAGAGGCGGGACGCCCACTGAGGGCTGACGCACAGCGGAACAGGGACAAGATCCTGGCCGCCGCCGTACGCGTGTTCAGCGAGGAGGGACTCGACGCGCACTTCGAGCGCGTGGCCAGGGAAGCCGGCGTGGGAACCGGCACCCTCTACCGCAACTTCCCGACCCGGGAGGCGCTGATCGAGGCCGCGTACCGCAACGAGGTGGCCCGACTCTGCGACGCGGTGCCCGGCCTCCTCGCGGAGCTGTCGCCACCGGAGGCCCTGCGGGCGTGGACGCGCCGCTTCATCGACTACGCCACCGCCAAACTCGGCATGGCCGACGCCCTGCGGGCCGTCGTCGTGTCGGGAACCAACCCCTACGCCGACAGCCACGAGTTGATCCAGACCGCCCTCTCCGCCCTCATGGACGCCAATACCGCGGCGGGCACGATCCGGGCCGACATCAGCCCGACCGACATGTTCGCCGCCCTCGCGGGCATCGCCCTCACCTCTGCCAGACCCGAACTGCGCGCACAGGCGGAACGACTCCTCGACCTCACCCTGGACGGCCTGAGACCCACGGCCGCACGGCCACCCGAGAGCTGACCCCCGGACCGGACACCCCGACAGCTGGGCACCCAAGGACCCGCACCGCATCGACTTGACCAGTTATCAAGCATCCCGGCAGGGGGGTATGAAGACGGGAGCCACAGAGGCAGGCTGACGGAATGTCTCACAACCGGCACACCTCAGCCATCGCGCGCCCCGCCTCGATCGACCCGCTCGGGAAAGATACCGGAGTCGCTGTTTCTACGGCTCGGCACGTTCGATCTTTCCGCAGGCGACGGAGGATCCGCTGCTCCAGGCCGGCGGGGGCACCTCCAGAAGCCACCGATCGAGACCGGACAATCGCCTTGAGTAACGGCACAAGAGACCCCAACGGCTGTTTATCATCGACCCGTTGAGGCCCACCCTCCACAAGCGCCGCCCCCGTGTACCCCACCGAGCGACAGGAGCCGATGACGTGCCACAACAGGAGAGGGCCGTGCACACCCGACACACCCTCGTACTCACCGCAGCCACTCTGTTCGAGCAGCGCGGCTTCGCCAGGACCAGACTCAGCGAGGTCTCCTCGCACGCGGGGGTGAGCAGCGGCGCCCTTCACTTCCACTTCGCCAGCAAGGACGTACTGGCCAACGTCGTGCAGGAGTACTCCGCCGCCACCCTGCACCGCGCCGCGAGCGACGCGCGCGACCGGAGCGACGACGCCCTCCAGGGGCTGGTCGACATCACCCACGCCGTGGCCGCGCGACTGAACACGGACGTGGTGGCACGGGCCGGACTCCTGCTCGACTGGGACGCCGCCTGGGAGGGCGGGCACCGGCTCGGCGAGGAGTGGCGGGACTGCGTACGGGCCGAACTCCTGACGGCCCGAGCGGAAGGCGCGCTGGCCGACGAGGTCAGTCTCGCCGACATCGAGGTGTCCGTCGTGGCCGTCACGACCGGTTTCGAGGCTCTGGCCAGGCAGGACCCCACCTGGCTCTCCCACCAGCCGCTGACGGGCTTCTGGCGGCTCATGCTGCCGCAGATCACGGCACCCGCGTGGACCGCGCCGACCGATCCGGCGGGGGCGCCCGTCCACCGACAGGAACGTGAGGAAGCCGCACCCAGGCGCGCGCTGGCGGCAGCGGGGTCCAACATCGGCTCGTACCAGGTGAGTTGACCCACCTGGATGACCGTCTCCCCGAGTGCTGCCGGAGAGCTGAGGGAGCACAGGGGTAGCGGTCGGCCTCCGCCTCCCCCGTGGCTCAGAACCCGGCCGCGGATCCTCACACCCGGAGCCCCTCGATCCCCTCGCCGCCCCGGTCGACCGCCTCTGCGACGAGGCGCCGTCCGCGCTCGGGCGAGAGGTCGAGGTGGGCGAGCGCGTAGGGCGTGGCGATGCTCGGCATGAGGTGGTGCTGGAAGACGGAGAGCCGTTCGGAGAGGTCTCCGTAGTCGCTCATCACCTGCGACATGAACTGGAGTCCGGCGAAGGACGCCACGCACAGCTCGGCCGTGGCCGCCGGGTCGACGTGCGGCAGCAGTTCCCCCGCCGCCTCGGCCGCGAGCAACACCTTCAGGTTCCGCTCCGTCCACTGTCTGAACGGGGCGCGGCGGTCGACGCCTTGCGCGTACGGGTCGAGGGTCAGCCGGATACTGGCCCGTACCAAGGGCTGCCCGGCCAGCCGGTGCGCGAGAACGAGCCCGCCGTCGACCAGTTCCTGGAGCCGCACCTCCTGCGGCCTGACGGCCTCCTCCTGGCGCTGCTCGTGCAGAACGGCCTGTGCCAGGTCCTCCTTGGACTGGAAGTGGAAGTAGAGGGCCCCCTTGGTGACCCCCGCCGTTCGCAGGATCTCCGTGATGGTGGCCGCCTGGTATCCCTCACGCTCGAAGACCTCGGCAGCCGCCTCGGTGATCCTCCGACGGGTGCGGACCGCCCGGTCCTGCTTGGCCATGTCGCCCTCCAGATCCCCTCGGCGCCGGATCACGGCACCTGCGTGGGGTCACATCGTCCGCCAGACGTGATCCAGAGATCAACATTCCAAGAAACCGGCCTCCCCGTATTTTGTCGGCGCCAGTGCGTACCGCGTCAGTGCGTACCCGACCTGGACGGCCGGCAGGGCGCCCCGAGGCCGTGACGCCGGGAGTCGGCGCCACGCCGGGCGATGGATCCGGGTGAGGGGTCCTGGGCGCGACCCGGAGAGCGGCCTCAGGCCCGGGTTCAGGAGTCGTCGCGTTTGATGGAGTCCTTCATGCCCTGGGCACGGTCGCCCGCCCCGTCCACGGCTCCCTGCGCCTTGCCCTTGACCTGGTCGGTCTTGCCTTCGGACTGCTTGCGTTTGTCGCCGGTGGCCTTGCCGAACATCTCCTTGGCCTTGCCGGCGATCTTGTTCATGGCGCTTTCGTTACCCATGACGGCTCCCTTGGCTGGATGGTGCCTGACCTGTCCAACGTAGGTCGCCGCTCTGTCCGGCGCGCGTCGAGCAGGTGGGCGCGGTGGAGGTGCGGGGGCGGGGAGCCCTTCCCCGGCACCGGAGGGCGCCGCGCGGAGGCTGTTACAGAGTGCGGACAGAATTCCGTGAACAACCCCGGCCGGATGGTCATCACAGTGAATGTACCGACCAGTGACCGGCGGGGCGCCCGAGGAGAACGGGTGACCCGGCCACATCCGACACCGTGGGGGACCCCGTGAAGACCACTCGCCGCACCGTCCGCTCCGTCCGCACCGCCGGCCTCGTCGCGGTGACCGCCGCCGCCGCGCTCTCGATGACCGCCTGCCAGGGCGACGGCGTCAAAGACGCCGGGGCCGCCTCCTCCAACGCCTCGGCCTCCGACGACGCGACGGCCAAGGACTCGGGCTCGGCCGGCAAGGACTCGGGCTCGGCCGGCTCCGACGCGCAGGGCGGTTCGACCGGCTCCTCCTCGGCCTCGACGGGCGGCGACGGTAAGCGGAGCGGCCAGGGCGGCGACAGCGGAGCGGGCACACAGAACAAGGACGGCGCCGTCGACTCCCCGGACGCCAAGAGGACCACGTGCGACCTCGGCACGACGCGGGTCCGGCTCCAGGAAACCGGCGGCAGCGCACCGGTCATCCTGCTCAAGGCCACGAACACCGGCAGTACCCGCTGCGACCTGTACGGCCACCCCTTCCTCGGCTACCCGGACGCCCAGTCCCCGGTCCAGGTCGGCGGCGGCCCGCCCCAGGCCGTGGTCTCCCTGGAGCCGGGCAAGTCCGCCTACGCCTCGCTCAGCCTGGAGAAGGGCAGCGGCAACAACATGCACCGCGAGAAGGAGCTGACCGTCGAGCTGGCCGACAGCAAGCAGCACGGCACCGGCTCCACCGCCTCCCTCACCGCCCCCGGCGCCGGCCTCGCCCTCAGCGACGCCTCCACCGTCTCGTACTGGAACACCACCCCGGAACAGACGATGTGACAGACCCGAGCCGCGTCGGAGACCTCATCACGCCTCGCCCCCGGCTTCCCGTTCCCGAGCCCAGGGGGCGCGGTTCTCCCCTCGGCGAGGCGGGGCGCGTCGCCACGTGCCGCACCCGGCACCCGCACCCGCACCCGCACCCGCACCCGCACCCGGCGAGCATGGCCTCACCGGTTTTCGGAGAGCACCTCGGCCATCCGGTCGCAGGCGTCGTCGAGCAGGGCCACGAGGTCCACCTCCCCCATGGGGCCGCTCATCGCCTCCTCCAGTCGGGTGCGGAGGGCGACGAGCCGGGCGTCGCAAGGACCGTACCGCTCCAGTAGTTCCAGGGTCCTGCGAGCGCCGTCGGCGCAGCGGGCCGGTCCGTAGGCTGTCGGTTCTTCCAGCAGGCCCCGCCCGCTGCTGAGGAGGAACGCGGCGAGGAGGGCGATCTGTTCAGCCAGTTCCGTCGGCAGTGGACGGCTGCTGGTTCCAGAATTCATGCCTGATCACCTCGTGTCGTTCACAGAGCTGGTCCGCGCGTTGCCGGGGGTGGGCGGGTCTGCCGATGGCGACGAGCAGGAGGGGTTCCAGGTGGGGAGGCAGGCGCAGCAGACGACTGATCGGGGCGGAGCGGTAGCTACTGACCGGGCAGCCTCCCAGTCCTGCCGCGTGGGCCGCGAGCAGCAGGTTCTGCACGGCCATCGCGAGGCACAACATGCCGGTGTCGTAGAAGGATTCAGCGTCGTGGATGACTTTGCGGCGGTCGAAGCAGGCGACGACGGCGAGCGGCGGCAGGCCGAGCATTCCGGGCGAGAAGGCGCGCAGCCGGCGTACTTGTGCGGGATCCCTGACCGCTACGAAAGCCCAGGCCCGTTTGTTGGCGGCGGTAGGTGCACTCAACATCGCGTCGAGGAGACGGTCCAACATCGCGTCGTCCACCGGTTCTTCGGTGTACTGACGGACGGCCGTTCGGCTCGTGAGCACGTCGAGGAAGGCGGAGAAGGGTAACGGGGAATCGATGGCGGCCCGCCCCTTCTCCGATGTGGTGGTGGAGAGCCCAGCAGTCGGTGGCCCCATACGCCTCACCTTTCATCGCGGCCTGGAATTCCTTGCGGGACATGGCATGGCTCACCGTTCCCTCCTGACGAGAGGGAAACACGTCCCGTACGAGTGAATGGGCCGGCCCTCACGCCGCGCGCCCCTCGGTACGCCCAGCGCACTTCCCGGGGCATCCCGTAGGACATGGCATGCCTCCCGACCACCTCAAAGGCTGGTTTTCCGCAGTCATGTCCGCTTCTTGAGGGGGACCGGCCCCAAGCAGGGAAGAGAGTGTCCGGGGCGCCCTACGGACTTCGCCGGGAAACCGCCGCCCCAGTGAAGAAAGGACAACTGGGTCGTGAACGCAGAACGGGCGGACGATGTCGTCGTCTCCCCACGGGCCCGAATCTCAGAGTTCACCGAATGCACCGAAACCACCGAAACCACCGAGACCACCGGAGCCACCAAATCCGCCGAATCCGCTAAATTCGGCGAACCCGCCGAACCCGCCGAACCCGCCGAATCCGCTGAAAGCACCGAGCGGCGAATCGGGCAGTGCGGATTACTACCGTCCGCCACCGGTGCTTTCCGCTCGAATCCGCTGACCGAGCGATGTCGA from Streptomyces tsukubensis encodes:
- a CDS encoding PhzF family phenazine biosynthesis protein, with protein sequence MTTDTEILRYTAFSNDAAGGNPAGVVLDASALDETAMLAVAADVGYSETAFLTAPAEGSGEPGRAFTVRYFSPKAEVSFCGHATVATAVALAERHGVGDYLFATPAGDVPVTVDRVGGDLRATLTSVEPHIEEADKDDVAQALDALGWRADDLDPAFPPRIAYAGARHLVLAATTRQRLADLSYDFATLESLMRRLDLTTVQLVWRAGDSVFHVRDPFPVGGVVEDPATGAAALAFGAYLRELALVPADAELTLWQGEDMGRPGELTVTLRDGDPRVRVSGAAVAIPG
- a CDS encoding DoxX family membrane protein, with the protein product MTCFDRRDMGLFLLRLGTGGVLAAHGSQKLFGWFGGGGVEATGNAMESMGFTPGRANALAAGLGEAGGGALLALGLATPAAGAAAAGTMGAAAAVHAPGGFFAQGGGYEYPAFLGFAAAALSVTGPGRISLDHAMGHTLNKRWMMPAALVGCAAATLTVVAARNKQVRQKAQETASAEETAAA
- a CDS encoding putative protein N(5)-glutamine methyltransferase; this translates as MSDTTSHPAPSDRSASSAYPSASDPHLSATDRSVPSALSRSTVVARLRAAGCVFAEDEAELLLGAAGTPADLAAMVDSRAGGLPLEHVLGWAEFCGLRVTVGPGVFVPRRRTEFLVRRAVALTVDHVAGRPVVAVDLCCGSGAVGVALAAALGAVELHAADVEPAAVRCARGNITAMGGTVHEGDLFAALPRSLRGRVDVLAANVPYVPTDEVELLPSEARVHEPLVALDGGSDGLDILRRVAGEAARWLAPGGHVLVETGERQAEAAVEAFRAGGLVPEVSADDALYSTVVTGRRPLR
- a CDS encoding SDR family oxidoreductase, whose product is MSGIEGKAIAITGASSGIGEATALLLAERGARLVLGARRPERLEALVGRIEKAGGEAVWARTDVTRREDLSGLVQLARDQYGKLDVLVSNAGVGLISPLDELRVEDWEEMIDVNLKGVLYGIAAALPVFREQGYGHFVNTLSTAGLRIVPLQSVYAGTKNAVRTIAEALRQEAGDSLRVTSVSPGAVRTDFTERMDPAMKDQVDKLMEIALPPDAVARAIAFAIEQPDGVDVGDVVVRPTAQG
- a CDS encoding TetR/AcrR family transcriptional regulator, with product MPREAGRPLRADAQRNRDKILAAAVRVFSEEGLDAHFERVAREAGVGTGTLYRNFPTREALIEAAYRNEVARLCDAVPGLLAELSPPEALRAWTRRFIDYATAKLGMADALRAVVVSGTNPYADSHELIQTALSALMDANTAAGTIRADISPTDMFAALAGIALTSARPELRAQAERLLDLTLDGLRPTAARPPES
- a CDS encoding TetR/AcrR family transcriptional regulator, with amino-acid sequence MHTRHTLVLTAATLFEQRGFARTRLSEVSSHAGVSSGALHFHFASKDVLANVVQEYSAATLHRAASDARDRSDDALQGLVDITHAVAARLNTDVVARAGLLLDWDAAWEGGHRLGEEWRDCVRAELLTARAEGALADEVSLADIEVSVVAVTTGFEALARQDPTWLSHQPLTGFWRLMLPQITAPAWTAPTDPAGAPVHRQEREEAAPRRALAAAGSNIGSYQVS
- a CDS encoding ScbR family autoregulator-binding transcription factor; this encodes MAKQDRAVRTRRRITEAAAEVFEREGYQAATITEILRTAGVTKGALYFHFQSKEDLAQAVLHEQRQEEAVRPQEVRLQELVDGGLVLAHRLAGQPLVRASIRLTLDPYAQGVDRRAPFRQWTERNLKVLLAAEAAGELLPHVDPAATAELCVASFAGLQFMSQVMSDYGDLSERLSVFQHHLMPSIATPYALAHLDLSPERGRRLVAEAVDRGGEGIEGLRV
- a CDS encoding CsbD family protein, whose amino-acid sequence is MGNESAMNKIAGKAKEMFGKATGDKRKQSEGKTDQVKGKAQGAVDGAGDRAQGMKDSIKRDDS
- a CDS encoding DUF4232 domain-containing protein — protein: MKTTRRTVRSVRTAGLVAVTAAAALSMTACQGDGVKDAGAASSNASASDDATAKDSGSAGKDSGSAGSDAQGGSTGSSSASTGGDGKRSGQGGDSGAGTQNKDGAVDSPDAKRTTCDLGTTRVRLQETGGSAPVILLKATNTGSTRCDLYGHPFLGYPDAQSPVQVGGGPPQAVVSLEPGKSAYASLSLEKGSGNNMHREKELTVELADSKQHGTGSTASLTAPGAGLALSDASTVSYWNTTPEQTM
- a CDS encoding DUF6092 family protein encodes the protein MNSGTSSRPLPTELAEQIALLAAFLLSSGRGLLEEPTAYGPARCADGARRTLELLERYGPCDARLVALRTRLEEAMSGPMGEVDLVALLDDACDRMAEVLSENR
- a CDS encoding nitroreductase family protein translates to MGPPTAGLSTTTSEKGRAAIDSPLPFSAFLDVLTSRTAVRQYTEEPVDDAMLDRLLDAMLSAPTAANKRAWAFVAVRDPAQVRRLRAFSPGMLGLPPLAVVACFDRRKVIHDAESFYDTGMLCLAMAVQNLLLAAHAAGLGGCPVSSYRSAPISRLLRLPPHLEPLLLVAIGRPAHPRQRADQLCERHEVIRHEFWNQQPSTADGTG